One Aegilops tauschii subsp. strangulata cultivar AL8/78 chromosome 7, Aet v6.0, whole genome shotgun sequence genomic window carries:
- the LOC141028111 gene encoding RING-H2 finger protein ATL39-like, translating to MVPPPPPPPSDQSRLIVVRLVVGFAAFLFAVFLCGCCKGYRNSQARAVAAQQSPQPRLLRDLQLRGACATKRTARLPAFTYSGPVKHNVTGGGEEAATCSVCLGAFQLGETVRLLPACLHLYHVECIDPWLDAHSTCPLCRSDADPTAGGRLLPV from the coding sequence atggtgccgccgccgccgccgccgccgtctgaTCAAAGTAGGCTCATCGTCGTCCGCTTGGTCGTCGGCTTCGCGGCCTTTCTGTTCGCAGTGTTCCTCTGCGGCTGCTGCAAGGGATATCGAAACAGTCAGGCTCGGGCCGTGGCCGCTCAACAGAGCCCGCAGCCACGGCTGCTCCGAGATCTACAGCTTCGAGGGGCCTGCGCCACCAAACGGACGGCCCGTCTCCCGGCGTTCACGTACAGCGGGCCGGTGAAGCACAACGTGACGGgcggaggggaggaggcggcgacgtGCTCGGTGTGCCTCGGCGCGTTCCAGCTCGGGGAGACGGTGCGGCTGCTGCCGGCGTGCCTGCACCTGTATCACGTGGAGTGCATCGACCCGTGGCTGGACGCGCACTCGACGTGCCCGCTCTGCCGCTCGGACGCCGACCCGACAGCGGGCGGCCGGCTACTGCCTGTCTAG